The Osmia lignaria lignaria isolate PbOS001 chromosome 3, iyOsmLign1, whole genome shotgun sequence genome includes the window CTTAATGCCACGAAGAAAGAATAGATAGGTACAACAAGCAGAAACGTAAGGTAAAAACTGATACGAGTATAATAAATTGTCGCGTTTCTTGTCCCTGTACTAGTCGTACTGGTCAATGAACCTTTACAAATTGGTTCCGTTACACAATTTCGAAATAAATACTAGTGTCTCGTACATAGTACATCGTTACATATACGTCGTTTGAAGATTCTCTTGCTCGACGTTAAATTCAACTactaaaatgattaataataattgtaattgtaattgtaataataataatagtaataataataataataataataataataataataataataataaacagtCACCGAGACGATATACTCGaaaaatcgaatgaaaatatatagaatgtacatCAAGGTCGTACGTAATATTAGATACACATTTCTTATTCGCTTCTAAATAAATACCCAATAACGTATGTTAAAAATCGTAATCCATCGAATACTGGAACACCTTTGTATTTTGCAAATAGTAGACGCTACGAgaggaaacagaaaaaaagaaacacgataCTCTGTTTTGCGATTCCTTCAACTCGGAACGTTCAATGGAATCTTCGATGTATTCAATGTAACAGAAATCGTACTGATCCTTCGAGCTAACATTGAAACTATAATCGAATCTTGgaacttttttctcttttaaattcTTTCAAACAGATCGATTAATCGTCGAATACGCGTCGATCCGACGTTGTTAAAATATACCAAacgataaaagtaaaaatcgatACGTTTCAACTAAGTAGTAATCGAATGCTATGGTTTCATGCTAGCATGACAAAGAAAAGCtaaaatatgttgtaaaaaatgttttcacGTAAAGTTGTAAAGCTTGAATGCCAGTTCAGAGAACTCAGCTGTGTTAAGTACAAAATACGATAAAATATATTACGTGTCTAATGTGGCTGAACGTACGAGAGCCGAAGAACGTTTCACATTGCCAGTACTCTGTCGATGACTACTTCTACTTTTATCCCCACGCGAGAGTAAACCCTTTGCAGTTTCTCTGAGACTAGCTCTTTGGTGGATACTAACGTGTGTACGGCTACTGCTGTGTGTAAGAAGATGGTGATTCACCACCAGAGATGCAGAGGACTCACCAGATTCCCCATCTTCATCACCCGTTGTATCTCCGGTCGTGTCACATTCGCTACTGTCCGCTTCGCTGGACTCGCTAGGGCTTTCTTGTCCGCCCATTCCTCCTATCTGTATACCTGTTCCTCCCATTCCTATTTCTCCTGTTCTATTCGTCGTAGCTGACACACCGCTACCACCCATTCGATCCATAAATAAGCTAACCTGCAACATTCGAACGATCCACCGCGACATAAAACGATTCTACATCTTattggaaaagaagaaaattaacttACCCTGAAATCTGCACTGTACGCTTTGTTTTGTTTGTCCTTGTGTGCGTCATCTAAACCCCATTTATCTATGCTTAAAAGAAGAGTGGGTGGCATAGGTCCGAGACTAGCTAACGATCCAGCCCTGGGTTTCATATGCGACATAACCATTGGTAATTCCATAGTTGTACCGTCGCAACTCAATGCCCTTGTCGAACGTTCAACTGGTAACTCTCCGTTATCGTACTCTGACGTTGACGTTAAGTAATCTCGCACGAAAAAGGTATTGAAccaaaaatgaaacaatttctCCTGCATAGAAAGCAAACAGATAGAAATCGTGGTTAATTGTGTCGCGATAAACTGTATAAATCCACTGTTTTATCTCCAGAGTTTAACAAGGAGAAATACCTTTCGCTTCATTTTTGGTCTGTTAAAGAAATCGACTCGAATATCACCCGTCAACGGTACGCTGTGTTTCAACGGAATACTAACACAATGCATTCCTTTTCGTACTTC containing:
- the Pten gene encoding phosphatase and tensin-like protein isoform X7; the encoded protein is MANTISNMKMTNRIKGLVSKRRKRFTEDGFDLDLTYIRDNLIAMGFPAEKLEGVYRNHIDDVVKLLEFKHKDHYKIYNLCSERSYDFKKFKQRVATYAFDDHNPPMLDQIKPFCEDVDEWLSQHQKNVAVVHCKAGKGRTGVMVCCYLLHTKQFLTATDALNFYGTKRTHDRKGVTIPSQRRYVDYYATLVQERLNYQPVTLLLRRIQLDPAPIFHGGQGYLHCVISESKKRIFSSDIVEVRKGMHCVSIPLKHSVPLTGDIRVDFFNRPKMKRKEKLFHFWFNTFFVRDYLTSTSEYDNGELPVERSTRALSCDGTTMELPMVMSHMKPRAGSLASLGPMPPTLLLSIDKWGLDDAHKDKQNKAYSADFRVSLFMDRMGGSGVSATTNRTGEIGMGGTGIQIGGMGGQESPSESSEADSSECDTTGDTTGDEDGESGESSASLVVNHHLLTHSSSRTHVSIHQRASLRETAKGLLSRGDKSRSSHRQSTGNVKRSSALVRSATLDT